Proteins encoded within one genomic window of Ptiloglossa arizonensis isolate GNS036 chromosome 3, iyPtiAriz1_principal, whole genome shotgun sequence:
- the LOC143144535 gene encoding facilitated trehalose transporter Tret1-like produces MVVHEANGKPSRNVTWPQWIAGSGVGVLMIQLGLMTSWSSPYIPQLTSPESSIQITMTEVSWVVSLLNLGRLIGALTGSLCVNYLGTKTTILFTNVAVTLCWTFTIVANSVVWLYASRLFGGITIGMTYTCFSLYMGEIADPSIRGALVALCMIGIPIGNFLMSIMGAYLSMQISGTISLIPCLVMLILFLWLPESPHYLIRRKLDEKAKESIRWYHRNCDVESEFVALQKFVENTGDPPFLETLKEFRMVHYRKSLILFIIIVMYSQLCGVNNVLFYMEPILTSAKVTTIAPAQVVIIVMASGIVGSILSMFLMDRFGRKFLMIVSCSGVTFSLCLLSAVFHLLDYDYDPKVLEGLSIFSVVFFYMAIFVGILPVPPAILSELFPPHQKCLAAFIGSSLAGVFSFISTSTYLPLLDLMTEHYTYLFYGLLIFSAVPYTLIFVPETKGLSLQEIQRRLMKK; encoded by the coding sequence TCGGAGTTCTAATGATCCAATTGGGTCTGATGACGAGCTGGTCGTCCCCGTACATCCCGCAGCTAACGTCCCCGGAATCGTCGATTCAAATCACGATGACGGAAGTGTCGTGGGTGGTGTCGTTGCTGAATCTCGGACGACTGATCGGCGCGTTGACGGGTTCGTTGTGCGTCAACTATCTGGGCACCAAGACGACGATCCTGTTCACGAACGTGGCGGTGACGTTGTGCTGGACGTTCACGATCGTCGCGAATAGCGTCGTGTGGTTGTACGCCTCGAGATTGTTCGGCGGGATCACCATAGGAATGACCTACACCTGTTTCTCCCTCTACATGGGGGAAATAGCGGATCCCAGCATTCGAGGGGCGTTGGTGGCTCTCTGTATGATCGGTATACCGATCGGTAACTTTCTCATGAGCATCATGGGAGCGTACCTGTCGATGCAGATATCGGGCACGATCAGCCTGATCCCCTGCCTGGTCATGTTGATTCTGTTTCTCTGGCTACCCGAGTCCCCGCATTACTTGATACGCCGGAAACTCGACGAGAAAGCGAAGGAGTCGATTCGCTGGTATCATCGCAACTGCGACGTGGAGTCCGAGTTCGTCGCGTTGCAGAAATTCGTCGAGAACACCGGGGACCCACCGTTCCTAGAGACATTGAAGGAGTTCAGAATGGTCCATTACAGAAAGTCGTTGATCCTGTTCATAATCATCGTGATGTACAGCCAACTGTGCGGGGTAAATAACGTTCTGTTTTACATGGAGCCGATCTTAACATCGGCGAAAGTCACGACGATAGCGCCTGCTCAAGTCGTGATAATAGTGATGGCGTCCGGAATCGTTGGGTCCATTCTGTCCATGTTCCTGATGGACCGATTCGGTCGAAAGTTTCTGATGATCGTGTCCTGCTCCGGTGTCACGTTCTCTTTGTGTCTACTGTCCGCCGTGTTCCACCTATTGGACTACGATTACGATCCGAAGGTACTGGAAGGACTATCGATCTTCTCCGTGGTTTTCTTCTACATGGCGATCTTCGTGGGTATACTGCCGGTACCGCCCGCGATTTTGAGCGAATTGTTTCCGCCGCATCAAAAATGTTTGGCGGCGTTCATCGGTAGCAGTTTGGCCGGTGTATTTTCCTTTATCTCCACCAGCACGTATTTACCTCTCCTCGATCTGATGACCGAACACTACACGTACTTGTTTTACGGATTGCTGATATTCTCGGCGGTACCGTACACGCTGATCTTCGTACCCGAGACAAAGGGATTGTCGTTGCAAGAAATCCAAAGGCGGCTCATGAAGAAGTAG